Proteins encoded within one genomic window of Streptomyces sp. NBC_00523:
- a CDS encoding DUF3533 domain-containing protein — MRDAITTRAVLVMVGVLLLQLGFALSYMGAFHAPKPHRVPITLVAPRAVEADLVARLNSLPGDPVHVTAVQDRAQARARLMERKTDAALIVAVTGRTDTLLVASAGGPSASDAAAKVVATVERTQNRALTVRDIHPPAAGDSRGLSSFYLVLSWTIGGYLAASALNMAAGSKRPTLRRSIVRLAAMVPYAFISGIGGALIVGPVLHCLPGAFWELVGIGTLVVFASGAVGVALQSLLGTIGLGLTILIFTILGNPSSGGVYPASLLPPFWAAIGQALPPGAGTTVVRNTVYFDGNNTTGALWILGAWAFAGIAVALVAAAVRGRRARTETR; from the coding sequence ATGCGGGACGCGATCACCACCAGAGCCGTCCTCGTCATGGTGGGCGTGCTGCTGCTCCAACTGGGCTTCGCCCTCTCGTACATGGGGGCCTTCCACGCTCCGAAGCCGCACCGCGTCCCGATCACCCTGGTCGCCCCGCGCGCCGTGGAGGCCGACCTGGTCGCCCGGCTCAACTCGCTGCCCGGCGACCCGGTGCACGTCACCGCCGTGCAGGACCGCGCGCAGGCCAGGGCCAGGCTGATGGAGCGGAAGACCGACGCCGCGCTGATCGTGGCGGTGACAGGGCGCACCGACACGCTGCTCGTCGCCTCGGCGGGCGGCCCCTCGGCGTCCGACGCCGCCGCGAAGGTCGTGGCGACCGTGGAACGTACGCAGAACCGGGCGCTGACCGTACGCGACATCCACCCGCCCGCCGCGGGGGACAGCCGAGGACTCTCGTCGTTCTACCTGGTGCTCAGCTGGACGATCGGCGGCTACCTCGCCGCCTCGGCGCTGAACATGGCGGCAGGATCCAAGCGCCCCACGCTCCGGCGCTCCATCGTTCGGCTCGCGGCGATGGTGCCGTACGCCTTTATCTCCGGAATCGGCGGCGCCCTCATCGTCGGCCCCGTGCTGCACTGTCTGCCGGGCGCCTTCTGGGAACTTGTCGGCATCGGCACCCTGGTCGTCTTCGCCTCCGGTGCCGTGGGCGTGGCGCTTCAGTCGCTGCTCGGTACGATCGGGCTCGGCCTGACCATCCTCATCTTCACGATCCTCGGCAACCCGAGCTCCGGCGGCGTCTACCCGGCTTCCCTGCTGCCGCCCTTCTGGGCCGCGATCGGCCAGGCCCTGCCACCCGGAGCCGGCACAACCGTCGTCCGGAACACGGTCTACTTCGACGGCAACAACACCACCGGGGCCCTGTGGATCCTCGGTGCCTGGGCGTTCGCCGGGATCGCCGTGGCCCTGGTGGCAGCCGCCGTGCGCGGCCGGCGGGCCCGTACGGAAACCCGTTAG